A single Bernardetia sp. DNA region contains:
- the elbB gene encoding isoprenoid biosynthesis glyoxalase ElbB → MKIGVLLSGSGVYDGAEIQESVLVLLALSQAGVEYFCIAPNIEQHHVINHLNGEEMNEKRNVLTEAARIARGNIKDLAEITANDMDGLVMPGGFGVAKNFTKWAFEGANGEINADVKRLVNEMVKQHKPIAAVCMSPTTVAKALEGTGIEANLTVGTTQEASPYQIADINGEMEKVGAKPEMCSVTEVISDDANNIVSSPCYMMEASISEVNEGIQKTIAKLVEMVALQTES, encoded by the coding sequence ATGAAAATAGGAGTTTTATTATCTGGTTCTGGCGTTTACGACGGTGCAGAAATTCAAGAATCTGTATTAGTCTTACTCGCACTTTCGCAAGCAGGAGTAGAATATTTTTGTATTGCTCCCAATATTGAGCAGCATCATGTTATCAATCATCTCAATGGTGAGGAAATGAACGAGAAGCGAAACGTTTTGACAGAAGCTGCACGTATCGCACGAGGAAATATAAAAGATTTGGCAGAAATAACAGCCAATGATATGGATGGTTTAGTGATGCCAGGAGGTTTTGGGGTGGCAAAAAACTTTACCAAATGGGCTTTTGAAGGAGCAAACGGAGAAATAAATGCAGATGTGAAAAGATTGGTAAATGAAATGGTAAAGCAACATAAACCGATTGCAGCCGTGTGTATGTCACCTACAACAGTAGCTAAGGCTTTAGAAGGAACGGGTATAGAAGCTAATTTAACAGTAGGAACAACACAGGAAGCCTCGCCTTATCAGATTGCAGATATCAATGGAGAGATGGAAAAAGTAGGAGCAAAACCAGAGATGTGTTCGGTTACTGAAGTAATTTCAGACGATGCCAATAATATTGTTTCTTCGCCTTGTTATATGATGGAAGCAAGCATTAGTGAAGTCAATGAAGGAATTCAAAAAACGATTGCCAAACTGGTAGAAATGGTAGCTCTGCAAACAGAAAGTTAA
- a CDS encoding sensor histidine kinase, translating to MSYTYHLSLTIYHSNFVYSELLLFLISIIYLAILFGIAFRTEYSSLLFWKNKYQDKKQKVQKSKTTYLKPFIYALSMGVYCTAWTFYGSVGQAATSGLGFLTTYIGVLLTIPLWWFVLRKIIRISKAKGITTLADFISARYGKSVALGRLITVLCVLGIVPYISVQIKAISLSIEVLTGTEAGTFFPNLWITDTAFYATLLLGFFTILFTTRNLQSDNKNRGMIAAIAFESVVKLVAFLIVGLFIVYGMFDGVISIFEKVATDPKLEQLTIIQHEKSSSEWFWYLLLSALAIFLLPRQFQVSVVENEDEKHILSAKWVFALYLFLINFLVLPIALGGKIWFENSMAAMNPDMFMLSLPLASDIPAMALFSYLGGFSAATSMIIVSTAALSTMISNNLMLPNWVSDFDWKNPNYKAINTIKWFRRIGILLILFLAYLYFRVIGEVSSLVSVGMVSFAAIAQLAPAFFGGIFWKRGTKKGAFAGIVIGFLIWGYTLIVPSFVQSGFILNFWESDNIILQLLNPNALFGLDSLDSISQSVFWSLLLNSFFYVLISINNKQSATERNEAEIFVDIFKYSNRFESAVLWKGKAYFSEVKELLNSFLGKKRAAFLLDHYHKTNSKEEESYPSRLQEQNSLADSRLLTFAERMLASVVGAASARILVSSLLHEQETVAMEEVITILKESQDVLSINRELRQKSMELQRLTRELEASNKKLKEQDRIKDDFVSTVTHELRTPITAIRALSEIVYQNPDLEEEERQSFLANVVSECERLSLLINEILDIESFDNDEKNEGFILEMKEFDLRKLIGQVFKIMKPLADEKNIKLETEFLLENQVEKEIIVIADEKRIEQALINLVSNAIHHMRFDKNEIPKERTDLIANTDFPNYKIKIKTEVEKEFWQVSISDNGKGITDENQNSIFEKFHQIRDKNNRKPKGTGLGLSITKRIVEAHFIEVMSKNGTVQKQMGKIWIESKINEGTVFYMKLFR from the coding sequence TTGAGCTACACTTATCATTTATCACTAACAATTTATCATTCCAATTTCGTGTATTCCGAACTTTTATTATTTCTTATTTCTATTATTTATTTAGCCATTCTGTTCGGTATAGCTTTTCGTACAGAATATAGTAGTTTGTTATTTTGGAAAAATAAATATCAAGATAAAAAGCAAAAAGTCCAAAAGTCAAAAACAACTTACTTAAAACCCTTTATATATGCGCTTTCAATGGGGGTATATTGCACTGCTTGGACATTTTATGGAAGTGTAGGACAGGCTGCTACTTCTGGTTTGGGTTTTCTGACAACTTATATCGGTGTTTTACTAACCATTCCCCTTTGGTGGTTTGTTTTGAGGAAAATAATCAGGATTAGTAAGGCAAAAGGAATTACAACTCTTGCTGATTTTATTTCAGCACGTTATGGAAAAAGTGTAGCATTAGGAAGGTTAATAACCGTTTTGTGTGTGCTAGGAATTGTACCTTATATTTCAGTACAGATAAAAGCAATTTCATTAAGTATTGAGGTTCTGACAGGAACAGAGGCAGGAACATTTTTTCCTAATCTTTGGATAACTGATACAGCATTTTATGCAACACTATTACTCGGTTTTTTTACGATACTTTTTACTACTCGCAACTTGCAAAGCGACAATAAAAACAGAGGAATGATAGCTGCCATTGCCTTCGAATCGGTAGTAAAACTTGTAGCTTTTCTTATCGTAGGACTTTTTATTGTTTATGGAATGTTTGATGGGGTGATTTCTATTTTTGAAAAAGTTGCGACCGACCCAAAATTAGAACAACTTACCATCATTCAGCATGAGAAAAGCAGTAGCGAATGGTTTTGGTATTTGCTTTTGTCTGCATTAGCCATTTTTCTTTTGCCTCGCCAGTTTCAAGTTTCGGTAGTAGAGAATGAAGACGAAAAACATATTCTTTCTGCCAAATGGGTTTTTGCTTTGTACCTTTTTCTTATCAATTTTTTAGTCTTGCCGATTGCATTAGGAGGAAAAATATGGTTCGAAAATTCGATGGCTGCTATGAATCCAGATATGTTTATGCTTAGTTTGCCTTTGGCATCTGATATTCCTGCAATGGCTTTATTTTCGTATTTGGGAGGTTTTTCTGCTGCTACAAGTATGATTATTGTCTCAACGGCAGCCCTTAGCACAATGATTTCAAACAATTTGATGCTTCCCAACTGGGTTTCTGATTTTGATTGGAAAAACCCAAATTACAAGGCTATCAATACAATAAAGTGGTTTCGTAGAATTGGTATTTTACTGATTCTATTTTTAGCATATCTTTATTTTAGAGTGATAGGAGAAGTCTCTTCTTTGGTTTCGGTCGGAATGGTTTCATTTGCTGCCATTGCACAACTTGCGCCTGCCTTTTTTGGTGGTATTTTTTGGAAAAGGGGAACAAAAAAAGGTGCTTTTGCAGGAATTGTTATTGGTTTTCTGATTTGGGGATATACGCTTATTGTGCCTTCCTTTGTCCAAAGTGGTTTTATTTTAAATTTTTGGGAGTCGGATAATATAATTTTACAATTATTAAATCCGAATGCACTTTTTGGACTAGATAGTTTAGATTCCATTTCTCAAAGTGTATTTTGGTCACTTTTACTCAATAGCTTTTTCTATGTTTTGATTTCTATAAATAACAAGCAGTCGGCTACTGAACGCAATGAAGCTGAAATTTTTGTAGATATTTTTAAATATTCTAACCGTTTTGAAAGTGCTGTTTTGTGGAAAGGTAAAGCCTATTTTTCAGAAGTAAAAGAGCTTTTAAATAGTTTTTTAGGTAAAAAACGAGCGGCTTTTTTATTAGACCATTATCACAAAACCAACTCAAAAGAAGAGGAAAGTTACCCTTCAAGATTGCAAGAACAAAACAGTTTAGCAGATTCTCGTTTGCTGACATTTGCCGAACGAATGCTTGCTAGTGTAGTGGGGGCTGCTTCTGCTCGGATATTGGTTTCTTCACTCCTACACGAACAAGAAACAGTAGCGATGGAAGAAGTTATCACTATTTTAAAAGAATCTCAAGATGTGCTTTCCATCAACCGAGAGCTGCGTCAAAAATCTATGGAACTCCAACGGCTCACAAGAGAGTTGGAAGCCTCAAATAAAAAACTTAAAGAACAAGATAGAATAAAAGATGATTTTGTTTCAACAGTTACCCACGAACTTCGAACACCTATTACAGCGATTAGAGCATTGTCTGAAATTGTTTATCAAAACCCAGATTTGGAAGAGGAAGAAAGGCAAAGTTTTTTAGCAAATGTGGTAAGTGAGTGTGAAAGATTGAGTCTATTGATAAATGAAATTTTGGACATTGAAAGTTTTGACAATGACGAAAAAAATGAAGGTTTTATATTAGAGATGAAAGAGTTTGATTTGAGAAAACTGATAGGACAAGTCTTTAAAATTATGAAACCTTTAGCAGATGAAAAAAATATAAAGTTAGAAACAGAGTTTCTGCTTGAAAATCAAGTAGAAAAAGAAATTATTGTAATAGCAGATGAAAAGCGCATTGAGCAGGCTCTTATCAATCTAGTTTCGAATGCTATCCATCACATGAGATTTGATAAAAATGAAATTCCGAAGGAAAGAACAGATTTAATAGCAAATACAGATTTTCCCAATTATAAAATCAAGATAAAAACAGAAGTGGAAAAAGAATTTTGGCAAGTTTCTATTTCAGATAATGGAAAAGGTATTACAGATGAAAACCAAAATTCTATTTTTGAAAAATTTCATCAAATCAGAGATAAAAACAATAGAAAACCAAAAGGAACAGGCTTAGGACTTAGCATTACTAAAAGAATTGTGGAGGCTCACTTTATAGAAGTTATGAGTAAAAATGGAACGGTGCAGAAACAAATGGGAAAAATATGGATAGAGAGCAAAATCAATGAAGGAACTGTTTTTTATATGAAATTATTTAGATAG
- a CDS encoding response regulator transcription factor: MKRILIADDEPNILLSLDFLMRKNGYEVFIARDGKEAVDIIQDKKPQAVILDIMMPEMDGYEVCQFIRKDEDLKHIKVIFLTAKTQPADIAKGLTMADSYITKPFSTKDIVKEVESLI; the protein is encoded by the coding sequence ATGAAAAGAATTTTAATAGCCGATGATGAGCCCAATATTTTACTTTCCCTTGATTTTTTGATGCGAAAAAATGGATATGAAGTTTTTATAGCACGAGATGGAAAAGAAGCCGTTGATATTATTCAAGATAAAAAACCACAGGCTGTAATTTTAGATATTATGATGCCAGAAATGGATGGTTATGAAGTCTGCCAGTTTATCCGAAAAGACGAAGACCTAAAACATATAAAAGTTATTTTCTTAACAGCCAAAACCCAGCCTGCCGACATTGCAAAAGGTTTAACAATGGCAGATTCCTATATTACAAAACCGTTTTCTACGAAGGATA